One Pseudodesulfovibrio cashew DNA window includes the following coding sequences:
- a CDS encoding HD-GYP domain-containing protein: protein MAKSNMPEYRISVDLLRPGVFIRLERTSWFDHPFLFSKFKIKDEEQIALLRELGIVSVICIPSRSDVPPLKPAERKAAPPKPEKRLKQEVIDHLWEVKKERTRRLREKKERIARCEEKFTSCIRDFDNILKGVLGGNAGAVEESIAFVDRLSDNFLDDRESTLHLMNVVDQGEAAYSHPMNVALLSMMVGKEAKLSREAMVSLGLGALFHDIGKERIPKKLLKKRGQLTKPEQEILNRHAAEGAALIAKVEEFSEDVARIVAQHHERADGSGFPLGLGNGRIDKLASIVAIADTYDNHTNSMDPNASLTPYLALSYMFGQQKQLFDVEMLALFIRCLGVYPPGTVVELSNGSVGMVMSVNPKNQLNPSVVLYDEEVPKKEALIVDLAEEPELRVEKSIRLGHLPQAVLDYLSPRTKITYFVDPNGG, encoded by the coding sequence ATGGCAAAATCCAACATGCCCGAATACCGCATATCGGTGGACCTTCTCCGCCCCGGTGTTTTCATCCGGCTGGAACGAACCAGCTGGTTTGATCACCCGTTCCTGTTCAGCAAATTCAAGATCAAGGACGAGGAACAGATCGCCCTGCTTCGCGAACTCGGCATCGTCTCCGTCATCTGCATTCCATCCCGAAGCGACGTCCCGCCGCTCAAGCCAGCCGAGCGCAAGGCCGCCCCTCCCAAGCCGGAAAAGCGCCTCAAGCAGGAGGTCATCGACCACCTCTGGGAGGTCAAGAAGGAACGCACCCGGAGGCTCAGGGAGAAGAAAGAGCGCATCGCCCGGTGCGAAGAGAAGTTCACCTCGTGCATCCGGGATTTCGACAACATTCTGAAAGGAGTGTTGGGCGGCAACGCCGGAGCCGTGGAGGAATCCATCGCCTTTGTGGACAGGCTCAGCGACAATTTCCTGGATGACCGCGAGTCCACTCTGCATCTCATGAATGTGGTGGACCAGGGCGAGGCGGCATACTCCCACCCCATGAACGTGGCCCTGCTGTCCATGATGGTCGGCAAGGAGGCCAAACTTTCCAGGGAGGCGATGGTTTCCCTGGGACTGGGTGCGCTGTTCCATGACATCGGCAAGGAACGCATCCCCAAAAAGCTGTTGAAGAAACGGGGACAGTTGACCAAGCCCGAGCAGGAAATCCTGAACCGGCATGCCGCAGAGGGTGCGGCCCTGATCGCCAAGGTGGAGGAATTCTCCGAGGATGTTGCCCGAATCGTGGCCCAGCACCATGAACGGGCGGACGGCTCAGGCTTTCCCCTCGGCCTCGGGAACGGCCGGATAGACAAGCTGGCGTCCATCGTGGCCATCGCCGACACCTACGACAACCACACCAACTCGATGGACCCGAACGCCTCCCTCACCCCGTACCTGGCCCTCTCCTACATGTTCGGCCAGCAGAAGCAGCTTTTCGATGTGGAGATGCTCGCCCTGTTCATCCGATGCCTGGGCGTCTACCCGCCGGGCACGGTGGTGGAGCTGAGCAACGGCTCTGTCGGCATGGTCATGTCGGTCAACCCCAAGAACCAACTCAACCCCAGCGTGGTGCTCTACGACGAGGAGGTCCCCAAGAAGGAGGCCCTGATCGTGGACCTGGCCGAAGAGCCGGAACTGCGGGTGGAAAAATCCATCCGACTCGGGCACCTGCCCCAGGCCGTGCTGGACTACCTCTCACCCAGGACCAAGATCACCTATTTCGTCGACCCCAACGGCGGCTAG
- a CDS encoding FmdB family zinc ribbon protein yields MPIYEYQCRDCQSVFEEWQSGFEDRDMECPECGGQSKRLISHSSFHLKGGGWYADGYGGKKSGSTPGKAAEPAKTGPEDSGAKPAPAKASDTSSAGSAS; encoded by the coding sequence ATGCCCATCTATGAATATCAATGCCGGGACTGCCAGTCCGTTTTCGAGGAGTGGCAGTCGGGTTTCGAGGACCGCGACATGGAATGCCCCGAGTGCGGTGGACAGTCCAAGCGGCTCATTTCCCATTCTTCCTTCCACCTCAAGGGCGGCGGCTGGTATGCCGACGGCTACGGCGGAAAGAAGTCCGGTTCCACACCGGGCAAGGCGGCGGAACCCGCCAAGACCGGCCCGGAAGATTCCGGGGCCAAACCCGCACCCGCGAAAGCCTCGGATACGTCATCCGCGGGCTCCGCATCGTAA
- the rplM gene encoding 50S ribosomal protein L13 — MKTYSPKPEDANREWFIVDATDKILGRLATEITNRLRGKHKPEFAPHMDMGDFVIVINAEKIAVTGQKMDRKMYYRHSGHPGGLKEKTLREMLDIKPENVITAAVKGMLPKNKLAAKQLKKLKVYAGSEHPHAAQAPKTLEF; from the coding sequence ATGAAGACATATAGCCCGAAGCCGGAAGACGCGAACCGCGAATGGTTCATCGTCGACGCAACCGATAAGATCCTGGGCCGTCTCGCCACCGAGATCACCAATCGCCTGCGTGGCAAGCACAAGCCGGAGTTCGCCCCCCACATGGATATGGGCGACTTCGTCATCGTCATCAACGCCGAGAAGATTGCGGTCACCGGCCAGAAGATGGACAGGAAGATGTACTACCGTCACTCCGGCCATCCCGGCGGTCTGAAGGAAAAGACCCTGCGCGAGATGCTGGACATCAAGCCCGAGAACGTCATCACCGCCGCCGTCAAAGGCATGCTGCCCAAGAACAAACTGGCCGCCAAGCAGCTCAAGAAGCTGAAGGTCTACGCCGGTAGCGAGCATCCGCACGCCGCCCAGGCTCCCAAAACTCTGGAATTTTAA
- a CDS encoding sigma-54-dependent transcriptional regulator: MTAPHIPTVLVVDDDENILRVLEARLLSSGLSPLLADRAETALEMLADNDVDCIVSDVKMPGMGGHGLLQEVLANWAHIPIIMLTAHGTIPDAVDSIQSGAADYLTKPFDGKELVRRIRAVIERGPVSQDGGTPAAPAKTQPTGGSPQERLWGGKAPAMARFLELLERVARATVPVLLLGESGTGKEMAARILHEHSPRADGPFVVVDCGSTQPTLLESELFGHVKGSFTHAVKDKVGLMEAADGGTLFLDEIGNISPEMQTRLLRFLQEGTLRRVGDTRERSVSCRVVAATNADLRARVAEGEFREDLYYRLKVVTLTIPPLRDRIEDIPELVERFTASLAAEQGMSGVTVDGRAMDKIMAHPWPGNVRELKHAIQGALVFCQGGVIRPDDLQIDPVPDDSPILSGSALSLEENERQAIIRALEHANGVKKDAADALGISRRAIHYKIKKYGLGNGGD, encoded by the coding sequence ATGACCGCACCCCATATTCCCACCGTCCTGGTGGTGGACGACGACGAAAACATACTCCGGGTCCTGGAGGCCCGGCTGCTTTCCTCGGGCCTGTCCCCGCTGCTGGCGGACCGGGCCGAGACCGCCCTGGAGATGCTCGCCGACAACGATGTGGACTGCATCGTCTCGGACGTAAAGATGCCCGGTATGGGCGGCCACGGGCTCCTTCAGGAAGTACTGGCCAACTGGGCGCATATCCCGATCATCATGCTCACGGCCCACGGCACCATCCCGGACGCCGTGGACTCCATCCAGTCAGGGGCCGCCGACTACCTGACCAAACCCTTCGACGGCAAGGAGCTCGTCCGGCGCATCCGCGCGGTCATCGAGCGGGGACCGGTTTCGCAGGATGGTGGCACGCCCGCCGCGCCAGCGAAAACGCAGCCAACCGGAGGCTCGCCGCAGGAACGCCTCTGGGGCGGCAAGGCTCCGGCCATGGCCCGTTTTCTGGAACTGCTGGAGCGGGTGGCGCGAGCCACCGTCCCGGTGCTGCTCCTGGGCGAGTCCGGCACGGGCAAGGAGATGGCCGCGCGCATTCTGCACGAACACTCTCCGCGCGCGGACGGTCCCTTTGTGGTCGTGGACTGCGGCTCGACCCAGCCCACCCTGCTGGAGAGCGAGCTCTTCGGCCACGTCAAGGGTTCCTTCACCCACGCGGTCAAGGACAAGGTGGGGCTCATGGAGGCGGCGGACGGCGGCACCCTCTTTCTGGACGAGATCGGCAATATCTCCCCGGAGATGCAGACCCGGCTGCTGCGCTTCCTGCAGGAGGGCACCCTGCGCCGCGTGGGCGACACCAGGGAACGATCGGTTTCCTGCAGGGTGGTGGCCGCCACCAACGCCGACCTGCGCGCCAGGGTCGCGGAAGGGGAATTCCGCGAGGACCTCTACTATCGGCTCAAGGTGGTGACCCTGACCATCCCGCCCCTGCGCGACCGCATCGAGGACATCCCCGAGCTGGTGGAACGCTTCACGGCATCCCTGGCCGCCGAGCAGGGCATGAGCGGGGTCACGGTGGACGGCAGGGCCATGGACAAGATCATGGCCCACCCCTGGCCGGGCAACGTGCGAGAGCTCAAACACGCCATCCAGGGTGCCCTGGTCTTCTGCCAGGGCGGCGTCATCCGCCCGGACGATCTGCAGATCGACCCGGTCCCCGATGACTCGCCCATCCTGTCCGGCTCGGCCCTCTCCCTGGAGGAAAACGAAAGACAGGCCATCATCCGCGCCCTGGAACACGCCAACGGGGTAAAAAAAGACGCGGCGGACGCCCTCGGCATCAGCCGCAGGGCCATCCACTACAAGATCAAGAAATACGGACTGGGCAACGGAGGAGATTGA
- the rpsI gene encoding 30S ribosomal protein S9, with translation MSDFTYATGKRKNAISRTRLYAGTGQITVNGRPFEDYFPRKTLQMVVQQPLKLVKMLEKFDIKANCSGGGVSGQAEALRHGISRALCEIDPELRAVLKPAGLLTRDARKKERKKYGLRGARASFQYSKR, from the coding sequence ATGAGCGATTTCACTTACGCCACTGGCAAACGTAAAAATGCGATCTCCCGTACCCGCCTGTACGCCGGTACCGGCCAGATCACCGTCAACGGCCGTCCCTTCGAGGACTACTTCCCCCGCAAGACCCTGCAGATGGTCGTGCAGCAGCCCCTGAAGCTGGTCAAGATGCTCGAGAAGTTCGACATCAAGGCCAACTGCTCCGGCGGCGGCGTTTCCGGTCAGGCCGAGGCTCTGCGCCACGGCATCTCCCGCGCCCTGTGCGAGATCGACCCCGAACTCCGCGCCGTGCTCAAGCCCGCCGGTCTGCTGACTCGCGACGCTCGTAAGAAAGAGCGTAAAAAGTACGGCCTCCGCGGCGCCCGCGCCTCCTTCCAGTACTCCAAGCGTTAA
- a CDS encoding DUF885 family protein: MKIRAADKYFAYIAKAFPVMCASGAFSLIPPAADAAKRLDRLDDLSAKGIAKHVDRLKRFVRDFETAETKADNLLDRATARALRHSASCAVTELESVRSWETSPALYLQVAFTGLEHAAVLPSKNERVREKRFLKRLKAVPGLLDQARTNIKGVSPAAKGLAQTMIRDCARHLTTLSQSSLGKSPRPFEDCLTALRDFDRFMAVSPENVEQDGPSFAAMAEGVLGTDRSAEEMFTVAEREFARRAEALRRLETEVGTDWKAALESYPGPEDGDLAATDVVIREIHRLRSFVFESPLGQAFRDGGLRIERQPLYLASTLRPIHYDPAPGAGEDEPSRCYVSPQIFSGRGFRDDPAHLGRMRREFPFLAARQSYPGRHLVDTQRRALEKTPMAQVASPIFIAGWLGMAENLLEELGYLRSPLERMVHHRRGLARAALAMIDAGLGMGDLDQDRCMTILRQAGYSTAESLERVRTIRLQPGSRVMPVLGTHELDELRRSSGLELPDFCRALFAHGQLAFADLGELMKQ; this comes from the coding sequence ATGAAAATCCGGGCCGCCGACAAGTATTTTGCCTACATCGCCAAGGCGTTTCCGGTCATGTGCGCGTCCGGCGCGTTTTCGCTCATCCCCCCTGCGGCCGATGCGGCCAAGCGGCTCGACCGCCTCGACGACCTTTCCGCGAAAGGCATTGCAAAACATGTGGATCGGCTGAAGCGGTTCGTCAGGGACTTCGAGACCGCCGAGACCAAGGCGGACAATCTCCTTGACCGGGCCACGGCCCGCGCCCTGCGCCACAGCGCCTCCTGCGCGGTGACTGAACTGGAATCGGTCAGGTCCTGGGAGACTTCACCCGCCCTGTACCTCCAGGTGGCCTTCACCGGGTTGGAGCACGCCGCGGTCCTGCCGAGCAAAAACGAGCGAGTCCGTGAAAAACGCTTCCTCAAACGGCTCAAGGCGGTGCCCGGGCTCCTGGATCAGGCCCGGACCAACATCAAGGGCGTGAGCCCTGCGGCCAAAGGGCTGGCCCAGACCATGATCCGCGACTGCGCGCGCCACCTGACCACTCTCTCCCAGAGCAGCCTGGGCAAGTCGCCCCGCCCCTTCGAGGATTGCCTCACCGCCCTGCGGGACTTCGACCGTTTCATGGCCGTCAGCCCGGAAAATGTGGAACAGGACGGTCCGTCTTTTGCCGCCATGGCGGAGGGCGTACTGGGTACGGACAGAAGCGCGGAAGAAATGTTCACTGTGGCGGAGCGCGAGTTTGCCCGCCGGGCCGAGGCGTTGCGACGACTGGAGACAGAGGTGGGCACGGACTGGAAGGCGGCCCTGGAGAGCTATCCCGGCCCTGAGGATGGCGACCTTGCTGCCACGGACGTGGTCATCAGGGAGATCCATAGGCTGCGCAGCTTCGTCTTCGAATCCCCTCTGGGACAGGCGTTCCGGGATGGAGGACTGCGCATAGAACGGCAGCCGCTCTACCTGGCGTCCACCCTGCGCCCCATTCACTACGACCCCGCTCCCGGAGCCGGGGAAGACGAACCCTCGCGCTGTTACGTCAGCCCGCAAATTTTCTCCGGCCGGGGTTTCCGCGACGACCCGGCCCATCTCGGCCGCATGCGCCGGGAATTCCCGTTCCTGGCGGCCCGCCAGTCATACCCGGGACGGCACCTGGTGGACACGCAACGTCGTGCCCTGGAAAAAACGCCCATGGCACAGGTGGCCAGCCCCATCTTCATTGCAGGATGGCTGGGCATGGCGGAAAACCTGTTGGAGGAACTGGGATACCTCCGCTCGCCCCTGGAGCGCATGGTTCACCACCGGCGCGGCCTGGCAAGGGCGGCGCTGGCCATGATCGACGCAGGCCTGGGCATGGGCGACCTCGACCAGGACAGGTGCATGACGATTCTCCGCCAGGCCGGATACTCCACCGCCGAGTCCCTTGAGCGGGTCCGCACCATCAGGCTGCAACCCGGCAGCCGCGTCATGCCCGTTCTGGGCACACATGAACTCGACGAACTCAGGCGCTCCTCGGGCCTGGAACTGCCCGATTTCTGCCGAGCGCTCTTCGCCCACGGGCAACTCGCCTTCGCCGACCTCGGCGAACTCATGAAGCAATAG
- a CDS encoding DUF2721 domain-containing protein translates to MQISVTTPALLFPAISLFMLAFTNRFLSLGARIRNLHATYRQSPEESVRKQIENLRIRIHMIRRMQGFGVMSMLSCIFAMICLFQEWNLPGQFLFGASLLFLVISLGISFMEIRISSQALDILLEDMERGTAEGGKDGTQR, encoded by the coding sequence ATGCAGATATCCGTAACCACTCCGGCCCTCCTCTTTCCGGCCATTTCCCTGTTTATGCTCGCCTTCACCAACCGTTTCCTCTCCCTCGGGGCGCGCATCCGCAACCTGCACGCCACCTACCGTCAGAGTCCTGAGGAATCGGTGCGCAAGCAGATAGAAAACCTGCGGATACGCATACACATGATCCGGCGCATGCAGGGCTTCGGAGTCATGTCCATGCTCAGTTGCATCTTCGCCATGATCTGCCTTTTTCAGGAGTGGAACCTGCCCGGCCAGTTTCTTTTCGGGGCCAGCCTGCTCTTCCTGGTCATTTCCCTGGGCATTTCCTTCATGGAAATACGCATCTCGTCGCAGGCGCTGGACATTCTGCTGGAAGACATGGAACGGGGAACGGCGGAAGGCGGAAAGGACGGAACTCAGAGATAG
- a CDS encoding acylphosphatase has product MKSYTCIVEGKVTGGNFQSWVQDAANQLNLKGWVRNIGDKKAEILVQGDADAYSAFRERLKDAPVPDLADISCHSLEYDKEHTEFAVRG; this is encoded by the coding sequence ATGAAGAGCTACACCTGTATCGTGGAAGGCAAGGTCACCGGTGGCAATTTCCAATCCTGGGTTCAGGATGCCGCCAACCAGTTGAATCTCAAGGGATGGGTCCGAAACATCGGCGACAAGAAGGCTGAAATTCTGGTTCAGGGCGACGCCGACGCGTACAGCGCCTTCAGGGAACGTCTCAAGGACGCCCCGGTGCCCGACCTCGCCGACATCTCCTGTCACTCCCTTGAATACGACAAGGAACACACCGAATTTGCCGTGCGGGGGTAA
- a CDS encoding response regulator transcription factor — protein MAKKILIVDDEVHIKMLLEQTLEELEDEFDVELFTASDGEEGLEFIRSERPDLVFLDIMMPKMNGYEVCRIVMEDEQLSGIKIILLTAKGQEVDRKQGLEMGAEMYMTKPFDPDEILKVSKDLLEL, from the coding sequence ATGGCCAAGAAGATTCTCATTGTGGACGACGAGGTCCACATCAAAATGCTTCTGGAGCAGACGCTCGAAGAGTTGGAAGACGAATTTGACGTGGAACTCTTCACAGCCTCTGACGGGGAGGAAGGGCTGGAGTTTATTCGCAGCGAGCGGCCGGATTTGGTTTTTCTGGACATCATGATGCCCAAGATGAACGGGTATGAGGTGTGCCGTATCGTCATGGAGGACGAGCAACTCAGCGGCATCAAGATCATCCTGCTGACCGCCAAGGGACAGGAAGTGGATCGCAAGCAGGGTCTGGAAATGGGAGCCGAGATGTACATGACCAAGCCTTTTGATCCTGATGAAATTCTCAAGGTATCCAAGGATCTGCTTGAACTATAG
- a CDS encoding HAMP domain-containing sensor histidine kinase yields MPDVRRLSIAAKLLVWSGSLIVVFLAVTAYLIGQVRSDAKEAERIVKVNHDLDSSIQRMLERLVSVQDNIRRYKLLGNEDAVKFIVEDLTRFGEILEKTLTRHPRYKTEWQVLSEDFEITLDPVPGTGANLAPDATVLEWTDILEQSQLDNQADLELALTRQYEAGERASRIGLYGLALCLAIGLGGGLALAWSLNRSLTEIRRGIRELGTGSTPKDVRVLSGDELGELALAFNAMAHRLRREEAMRADFVAMLSHEIRTPLTSIRESVDLIGSGVFGEVNERQREFLSIAEKETVRLSGLLSRLMTVSRMESQSLELAVEKVDCNELASSALERIAPAAEAKGIRLESRLPEPSPVCLCDKGHIQQVLLNLLGNGVKFSPEGGAVSVSVSREPKRTVFSVTDSGPGIPEEERERVFLKYYREPGVRESVDGAGLGLAIVKRIVDAHGGKITLTGGPNGGSVFRFTLPDPEDKP; encoded by the coding sequence ATGCCCGATGTCCGCCGTCTTTCCATAGCCGCCAAACTGCTTGTCTGGTCGGGCTCATTGATTGTCGTCTTCCTGGCCGTCACCGCCTACCTCATCGGCCAGGTGCGCAGCGACGCCAAGGAGGCCGAGCGCATCGTGAAGGTCAATCACGACCTGGACTCCTCCATTCAGCGCATGCTGGAGCGCCTCGTCTCGGTTCAGGACAACATCCGCCGCTACAAGCTCCTCGGCAACGAGGACGCCGTCAAATTCATCGTCGAAGATCTTACCCGGTTCGGGGAAATCCTGGAAAAAACCCTGACCCGACACCCCCGGTACAAAACCGAGTGGCAAGTCCTCAGCGAGGATTTCGAGATCACGCTTGATCCCGTTCCCGGCACAGGGGCGAACCTCGCGCCCGACGCCACCGTACTGGAGTGGACCGACATCCTGGAACAATCGCAACTGGACAACCAGGCAGACCTGGAGCTGGCCCTGACCCGCCAATACGAAGCGGGCGAGCGCGCCTCGCGCATCGGGCTATACGGCCTGGCCCTCTGCCTGGCCATCGGTCTCGGCGGCGGCCTTGCCCTGGCCTGGTCCCTGAACCGCTCCCTGACTGAAATCCGGCGCGGAATCCGGGAGTTGGGCACCGGCTCCACCCCGAAGGACGTGCGCGTGCTCTCCGGGGACGAATTGGGCGAACTGGCCCTGGCCTTCAACGCCATGGCCCACCGACTGCGGCGTGAGGAGGCAATGCGCGCCGACTTCGTCGCCATGCTCAGCCATGAAATCCGCACCCCGCTGACCTCCATTCGCGAGTCCGTTGATCTTATCGGTTCGGGCGTGTTCGGCGAGGTCAATGAAAGGCAACGCGAGTTCCTGTCCATCGCCGAAAAGGAGACCGTCCGCCTCTCCGGCCTCCTGTCCCGGCTGATGACGGTCTCCCGCATGGAGTCCCAGTCCCTTGAGCTGGCCGTGGAAAAGGTGGACTGCAACGAACTGGCCTCCTCGGCCCTGGAGCGAATAGCACCCGCTGCCGAGGCAAAGGGCATCCGCCTCGAGAGCCGCCTGCCCGAGCCCTCGCCCGTCTGCCTGTGTGACAAGGGACACATCCAGCAGGTGCTGCTCAACCTGCTGGGCAACGGCGTGAAATTCTCTCCCGAAGGAGGCGCGGTCTCCGTGTCGGTCTCCCGGGAACCGAAGCGGACCGTCTTCAGCGTGACCGATTCCGGGCCGGGCATCCCGGAGGAAGAACGGGAGCGCGTATTTCTCAAGTACTACCGCGAACCGGGCGTGCGCGAGAGCGTGGACGGGGCGGGCCTCGGCCTGGCCATCGTCAAACGCATCGTCGACGCCCACGGCGGCAAAATCACCCTGACCGGCGGGCCGAACGGAGGCAGCGTCTTCCGCTTCACCCTGCCCGACCCCGAGGACAAGCCATGA
- a CDS encoding HD-GYP domain-containing protein, which yields MTPLKKFIRPGVLRNLLRKAFGLTGGECPFAIVYEGEVVLTEGVEGLGGFDGDDVLSVPLQFDMIHGGEIRMRIPTGTLQEECLGYKRLLVFVTQSIQELIDTERARRSIADEALSKYRELALLHRSVLSINTSLSMRDVIGALINECRRENFPGELGMVFLSEPGSKSFHLAAQFGLPFGLDPQSLTESELFFDVINTGKGEIINDLSREERWQNEVGGLASMVLIPIASPNRTEGVLVMASENKGLFEAAHRQSLITLASVAGISVSNAFNFEGIQTLMNAILQALAEAIDSRDPFTAGHSERVAHLAVAFCLLLSEDAERPDVRFSDLDLREIYYSGILHDVGKIGIKEDVLTKKTRLPERHMEVLRGRFQLLAELDDFDWAEAFELVSRVNRTMCPDAADLEAVRQLSERSWRVKGDQHPLLYEDELAVLSLEYGNLTPDERCEIQRHPAESERILQHIPMQEGYKNMLTIIRQHHERLDGSGYPDKLTGDDILLQSRIMSIVDIYDAVTQERHYKPASTRSEAIKILRMEVEAGKLDKSLVDFFIGDIERIERLSERVKSARINHLAEISHRAGV from the coding sequence ATGACTCCGCTCAAGAAATTCATTCGTCCCGGCGTGCTCCGGAACCTGCTGCGCAAGGCGTTCGGCCTGACTGGCGGAGAGTGTCCTTTTGCCATCGTCTATGAGGGCGAAGTGGTCCTGACCGAAGGCGTCGAGGGCCTGGGCGGATTCGACGGCGACGACGTCCTCAGCGTCCCTCTCCAGTTCGACATGATCCATGGCGGCGAGATTCGGATGCGCATTCCCACGGGCACTTTGCAGGAGGAGTGTCTGGGCTACAAACGTCTACTTGTCTTTGTTACGCAATCCATTCAGGAATTGATAGACACGGAGCGGGCCAGACGTTCCATCGCGGACGAGGCCCTGTCCAAGTACCGTGAACTCGCCCTGCTCCACCGTTCGGTGCTGAGCATCAACACCTCGCTCAGCATGCGCGACGTTATCGGAGCGCTGATCAACGAATGCCGGCGGGAGAACTTTCCCGGAGAACTGGGAATGGTCTTTCTCTCAGAGCCCGGCAGCAAAAGCTTCCACCTGGCCGCCCAGTTCGGCCTGCCCTTCGGGCTCGATCCTCAGTCGCTGACCGAGAGCGAGTTGTTTTTCGACGTGATCAACACGGGCAAGGGGGAGATCATAAACGACCTCAGCCGGGAGGAGCGGTGGCAGAACGAGGTGGGCGGCCTGGCTTCCATGGTGCTCATCCCCATCGCCTCGCCCAACCGGACCGAAGGCGTGCTCGTCATGGCCTCCGAGAACAAGGGGCTTTTCGAGGCGGCCCATCGCCAATCCCTGATCACCCTGGCCTCGGTGGCGGGTATTTCCGTATCCAACGCGTTCAACTTCGAGGGAATCCAGACCCTGATGAACGCCATCCTGCAGGCCCTGGCCGAAGCCATCGATTCCAGGGATCCCTTCACCGCAGGCCACTCCGAGCGGGTGGCCCACCTTGCCGTGGCCTTCTGTCTGCTGCTCAGCGAGGACGCGGAGCGCCCCGACGTCCGCTTCTCCGACTTGGACCTGCGCGAAATATATTACTCGGGCATCCTTCACGACGTGGGCAAGATCGGCATCAAGGAAGACGTGCTGACCAAGAAGACTCGGCTGCCCGAGCGGCACATGGAGGTTCTTCGCGGCCGTTTTCAGTTGCTCGCGGAGCTGGATGATTTCGATTGGGCGGAAGCCTTCGAACTGGTCAGCCGCGTGAACAGGACCATGTGTCCGGATGCCGCCGACCTGGAAGCGGTCCGGCAATTGAGCGAACGCTCCTGGCGGGTGAAAGGCGATCAGCATCCCCTGCTGTATGAAGATGAACTGGCGGTCCTGTCGCTTGAGTACGGCAACCTGACTCCGGACGAGCGGTGCGAAATCCAGCGCCATCCCGCCGAGAGCGAGCGCATTCTTCAGCATATCCCCATGCAGGAGGGGTACAAGAACATGCTGACGATAATCCGCCAGCACCATGAGCGGTTGGATGGTTCGGGCTACCCCGACAAGCTCACGGGCGACGATATTTTGCTGCAGAGCCGGATCATGTCCATTGTCGATATCTACGACGCCGTGACCCAGGAACGCCACTACAAGCCCGCTTCGACGCGGAGCGAGGCGATCAAGATCCTGCGCATGGAGGTCGAGGCGGGAAAGCTGGACAAGAGCCTGGTGGATTTTTTCATCGGCGACATCGAGAGAATCGAGCGTCTTTCCGAGCGGGTCAAGTCCGCGCGCATCAACCATCTGGCCGAGATCAGCCATCGGGCGGGCGTGTAG
- a CDS encoding chemotaxis protein CheV, with protein sequence MPETNILLKSGTNELEIVEFYLDEEKSTGEYRGYYGINVAKVLEILQMPELTEMPEVSHPAVLGAFNLRDEIIPLIDLAGWLGRKRKEKEPPKVIVTEFNRTKSAFLVSGVTRIHRINWNEVEAPTDYVSSLTANSITGVVKISGRIIFILDMEKICAELNPNAAPIKEPAEEIKTAIRTRKVKALVADDSTMARNIIVSILQKAGFQVHAVENGDLALRHLRDCRRKAADQGKPLSTFVDVVVSDIEMPVMDGHTLTRLVKEDPDLRHVPVVLCSSIITETLHHKGVAVGADDQVSKAELNELVDRVYALLDQPSA encoded by the coding sequence ATGCCCGAAACCAACATCCTGCTCAAATCCGGTACCAACGAACTCGAAATCGTCGAATTCTATCTCGACGAGGAAAAGAGCACGGGCGAGTACCGTGGCTACTACGGGATCAACGTGGCCAAGGTCCTGGAGATTCTCCAGATGCCGGAACTCACCGAAATGCCTGAGGTGTCCCACCCTGCCGTGCTTGGCGCCTTCAACCTGCGCGACGAGATCATTCCCCTGATCGACCTTGCCGGATGGCTGGGCAGGAAGCGGAAGGAGAAGGAACCTCCCAAGGTCATCGTCACCGAATTCAACCGCACCAAGTCGGCCTTCCTGGTCTCCGGAGTCACCCGAATCCACCGCATCAACTGGAACGAGGTGGAAGCGCCCACGGACTACGTGTCCTCCCTGACCGCCAACTCCATCACCGGCGTGGTCAAGATTTCCGGACGGATCATCTTCATCCTGGATATGGAAAAAATCTGCGCGGAGCTCAACCCCAACGCCGCTCCCATCAAGGAACCAGCCGAAGAGATCAAGACGGCCATCCGCACCCGCAAGGTCAAGGCCCTGGTGGCCGACGACTCGACCATGGCCCGGAACATCATCGTCTCCATCCTGCAGAAGGCCGGGTTCCAGGTCCACGCCGTGGAGAACGGCGACCTCGCCCTGCGCCACCTGCGCGACTGCAGACGCAAGGCTGCGGACCAGGGCAAACCCCTCTCCACCTTCGTGGACGTGGTGGTATCCGACATCGAAATGCCGGTCATGGACGGGCACACCCTGACCCGCCTGGTCAAGGAGGACCCGGACCTGAGGCACGTCCCGGTGGTTCTCTGCTCTTCCATCATCACCGAGACCCTGCACCACAAGGGTGTGGCCGTGGGAGCCGACGACCAAGTATCCAAGGCCGAACTCAACGAACTGGTGGACCGGGTCTACGCCCTGCTCGACCAGCCGTCGGCCTAG